The following coding sequences are from one Aliarcobacter skirrowii CCUG 10374 window:
- the pdxH gene encoding pyridoxamine 5'-phosphate oxidase, with amino-acid sequence MDLANIRGKYTTKNFDIKDLDKNPFKQFEIWFNDAINEKLIEPNAFCLATVGANMMPSARTVLLKYFSEKGFVFFTNYDSKKAKQIEENPKVAALFTWLPLERQVKIEANIEKISKADSLKYFLSRPKGSQIGAWVSRQSETISSRALLEQKFDEMKRKFLKGEVPLPSFWGGYVLKPIRIEFWQGGEDRLHDRFLYSLLEDGSWTISRLAP; translated from the coding sequence TTGGATTTAGCAAATATTAGAGGAAAATATACAACAAAAAATTTTGATATTAAAGATTTAGATAAAAATCCTTTTAAACAGTTTGAAATTTGGTTTAATGATGCAATAAATGAAAAATTAATAGAACCAAACGCATTTTGTCTTGCAACTGTAGGAGCAAATATGATGCCAAGTGCTAGAACTGTTCTACTAAAATATTTTAGTGAAAAAGGCTTTGTTTTTTTCACAAATTATGATAGTAAAAAAGCAAAACAAATAGAAGAAAATCCAAAAGTTGCAGCACTTTTTACTTGGTTACCATTAGAGCGACAAGTAAAAATTGAAGCAAATATCGAAAAAATATCAAAGGCTGATTCACTTAAATATTTTTTAAGTCGTCCAAAAGGTAGCCAAATTGGAGCTTGGGTTTCAAGACAGAGTGAAACTATAAGCTCAAGAGCACTTTTAGAGCAAAAATTTGATGAGATGAAAAGAAAATTTTTAAAAGGTGAAGTTCCACTACCATCTTTTTGGGGTGGATATGTTTTAAAACCAATAAGAATTGAGTTTTGGCAAGGTGGAGAAGATAGACTTCACGATAGATTTTTATATAGCTTACTAGAAGA
- a CDS encoding HD domain-containing protein, which translates to MHLSAFLFKNALLNANKSTKNDFLASLKKVLISIIKKDNLKINIDDMEYFDNKALYQFTIPTKSKSQRATYTIFLQTIRVVGLLHDVGHLPFSHQVEYALKKVYKTIKQKEQKNEELLNKEKIFKENYEEITNNDKEVLHEAIGQNLLKLLFDYELEELISKESEKEYIKLIKKLALLILEEQVFENFDFKVLHNFIDSTVDADRLDYINRDMLASGYITGANDHIRITKQAVLVQKESSFYLSFFDTSLIDIEHMLEMRFNLYKKVIFNDGIAKTDSLLETVVQYLSNEYFKDQKEDDKLSNSISMLWNFKNKNREKELDTISLLDENWLISLFKNRYFDLRNKELLTKEDIKYLYCFEEVLFGKRRFKSHWKNLNDFYKVLNFSTVERYKFRESFGFITQNRLNKLQVALEDFVKKYEKDESFFAYQIVSFNLGIAKDFFLYDTEELINIDEISTLRKRLKHSMRNTVPFYIYSNKKVLLDDMKNDLKQILFNIFDD; encoded by the coding sequence ATGCATTTAAGTGCTTTTTTATTTAAAAATGCTCTTTTAAATGCAAATAAGAGTACAAAAAATGATTTTTTGGCATCTTTGAAAAAAGTTTTAATCTCTATTATTAAAAAAGATAATCTAAAAATCAATATTGATGATATGGAGTATTTTGACAATAAAGCACTATATCAATTTACAATTCCAACAAAATCAAAATCTCAAAGAGCAACTTATACTATTTTTTTACAAACCATAAGAGTAGTTGGTCTTCTTCACGATGTTGGACATCTTCCTTTCTCTCATCAAGTTGAATATGCTTTAAAAAAAGTTTATAAAACAATCAAACAAAAAGAGCAGAAAAATGAAGAGCTTTTAAATAAAGAGAAGATATTTAAAGAAAATTATGAAGAGATTACAAACAATGACAAAGAGGTTTTACATGAAGCTATTGGTCAAAATCTATTAAAACTTCTTTTTGATTATGAGCTTGAAGAGTTAATTTCAAAAGAGAGTGAAAAAGAGTATATAAAACTAATCAAAAAATTAGCACTTTTAATTTTAGAGGAGCAAGTTTTTGAAAATTTTGATTTTAAAGTTTTACACAATTTTATAGATAGCACTGTTGATGCTGATAGACTTGATTATATAAACAGAGATATGTTGGCAAGTGGTTATATAACAGGTGCTAATGATCATATAAGAATTACAAAACAAGCTGTTTTAGTACAAAAAGAGAGTAGTTTTTATTTGAGTTTTTTTGATACAAGCTTAATTGATATTGAGCATATGTTGGAGATGAGATTTAATCTATATAAAAAAGTTATTTTTAATGATGGAATTGCAAAAACAGACTCTTTGCTTGAAACTGTTGTTCAATATCTATCAAATGAATATTTTAAAGATCAAAAAGAGGATGATAAACTTTCAAACTCAATATCAATGCTTTGGAATTTTAAAAATAAAAATAGAGAAAAAGAGTTGGATACTATCTCTTTATTAGATGAAAATTGGTTAATTTCACTTTTTAAAAATAGATATTTTGATTTACGAAATAAAGAGCTTTTAACTAAAGAAGATATAAAATACTTATACTGTTTTGAAGAGGTTTTATTTGGTAAAAGAAGATTTAAAAGTCATTGGAAAAATTTAAATGATTTTTATAAAGTATTAAATTTTTCTACAGTTGAAAGATATAAATTTAGAGAGAGTTTTGGATTTATTACTCAAAATAGATTAAACAAACTACAAGTTGCCTTGGAAGATTTTGTAAAAAAATATGAAAAAGATGAATCTTTTTTTGCATATCAAATAGTCTCTTTTAATCTAGGAATTGCAAAAGATTTCTTTTTGTATGATACAGAAGAGCTTATAAATATTGATGAGATTTCAACTTTAAGAAAAAGATTAAAACACTCTATGAGAAATACAGTTCCTTTTTATATCTATTCAAATAAAAAAGTTTTATTAGATGATATGAAAAATGATTTAAAACAGATACTATTTAATATTTTTGATGATTAA
- a CDS encoding PhoH family protein, with the protein MKEKVYVLDTNIILQNLQNLYKISDNKTNHIVIPETVLLELEDKKKLTNELGFYSREFARLLAKMKIKELDYKTGFKVVKLYDDDININIISKDRYDTSIEQIHISESNDKRIIEVASIAQEYFKGCQTIFLSLDVYARTFALFKGIKTETLHDDKSTVPKFNFLKSLKLDSSLFNSLENKDIKLVDDNYEIENFSYSFESDDGNIEYATIVNGKIDILKESDFKTLNIKPVNLKQKLFCKAILSNMFDLLVVDAKAGSGKTLMSIISAMRLIDLGLYDKIVYVRNSIESLDKGAEVGFLSGNDEKFRIYNMALYDTLEFIAKKHLKKSENRENLESISSKVEELQTKYCIETLWPGEARGRTLSASIVIMDEWQNSSEKTTQLILSRLDESCMAIVIGSNRQIDNLYLNKYNNGLTTLLKQTSQTHSELKMFAIELEKAVRGKFAEFTERIFENKNQ; encoded by the coding sequence ATGAAAGAAAAAGTATATGTATTAGATACAAATATCATCTTACAAAATCTTCAAAATCTCTACAAAATATCAGACAATAAAACTAACCATATTGTTATTCCTGAAACAGTTTTACTTGAGCTAGAGGACAAAAAGAAACTGACAAATGAATTAGGCTTTTATTCAAGAGAGTTTGCAAGATTACTAGCTAAGATGAAGATCAAAGAGCTTGATTATAAAACTGGTTTTAAAGTTGTAAAACTTTATGATGATGATATAAATATTAATATTATCTCTAAAGATAGATATGATACTTCAATTGAGCAGATTCATATCTCTGAATCAAATGATAAAAGAATTATTGAAGTTGCTTCTATTGCTCAAGAGTATTTTAAAGGTTGTCAAACTATATTTTTATCACTTGATGTTTATGCTAGAACTTTTGCCCTTTTTAAAGGGATTAAAACAGAGACTTTACATGATGATAAATCTACAGTTCCAAAATTTAATTTTTTAAAGAGCTTAAAACTTGATTCATCTTTATTTAATAGCTTAGAGAATAAAGATATTAAATTAGTAGATGATAATTATGAGATTGAAAATTTTTCATACTCATTTGAGAGTGATGATGGAAATATTGAGTATGCAACCATTGTAAATGGCAAAATTGATATTTTAAAAGAGAGTGATTTTAAAACCTTAAATATAAAACCCGTAAATCTAAAACAAAAACTATTTTGTAAAGCGATTTTGTCAAATATGTTTGACTTACTTGTAGTTGATGCAAAAGCAGGAAGTGGTAAAACATTAATGTCAATTATAAGTGCCATGAGATTGATTGATTTGGGTTTATATGACAAAATTGTATATGTAAGAAACTCAATTGAATCACTTGATAAAGGTGCTGAAGTTGGCTTTTTATCTGGAAACGATGAGAAGTTTAGAATTTACAATATGGCTTTATATGATACTTTGGAGTTTATTGCTAAAAAACATCTAAAAAAGAGTGAAAATAGAGAAAATTTAGAATCAATAAGCTCTAAAGTAGAAGAGTTACAGACAAAATATTGTATAGAGACTTTATGGCCAGGGGAAGCTAGAGGAAGAACATTATCAGCCTCTATTGTAATTATGGATGAGTGGCAAAATAGTAGTGAAAAAACAACTCAACTAATACTTTCAAGACTTGATGAGAGTTGTATGGCAATTGTAATTGGTTCAAATAGACAAATAGACAATTTATATTTAAACAAATATAATAACGGATTAACAACTCTTTTAAAACAGACTTCACAAACTCATAGTGAACTTAAAATGTTTGCAATAGAGCTTGAAAAAGCTGTTCGTGGTAAGTTTGCAGAGTTTACAGAGAGAATTTTTGAAAATAAAAATCAATAA
- a CDS encoding bifunctional diguanylate cyclase/phosphodiesterase — MEIIFIALLLIIVFFLVVLIIIKYKSSQEMQSEIEDLKRKNNILRQYNKATKTSNIISNSDLKGNITYVNDKFCEVAMYTREEIMGKPHNLLRGEPDGKIFKEMWETIQSGKVWKGNLKNTKKDGSFYYINTTISPIFDENGKIFEYVAIRHEITDLVQKTNELNRILREDYLTGIGNRYKLIEDISKKESLSIALLDIKNFSELNDLFGYQFGDMVLKLVARKIEDLIKKYKNYSVYRVTSDVFAILAQDVKREDFIEFVKEISLIVSEKPFSANRRQVFISLAYCFSFEEKSQLLESVNIIRKYAKKHKNHIIYDKNLNIEKEYENNIYWTQRVKTALEKEQIIPFFQGIYNLKTQKIEKYEALARLKDDNSTITPYFFLDISKKSGQYKDITKSVIEKSFEYFKDKDYEFSINLAFEDILDDEVKEFLIKKIEDYNIGSKLVVEIVESEEVEDFELLNEFLELLSSYGCKIAIDDFGSGYSNFEYLTKMRADYIKIDGSLIKDILDSKGNQNIVSMIIGFAKEQGFKTIAEFVWSKEIFDKVEELGVDYIQGYYISEPKENIDA; from the coding sequence TTGGAAATTATTTTTATAGCTTTATTATTGATAATTGTTTTTTTTCTAGTTGTTTTAATAATAATTAAATATAAAAGTAGCCAAGAGATGCAATCTGAAATCGAAGATTTAAAAAGAAAAAATAATATTTTAAGACAGTACAATAAAGCTACAAAAACATCAAACATAATTTCAAATAGCGATTTAAAAGGAAATATTACCTATGTAAACGATAAGTTTTGTGAAGTTGCTATGTATACAAGAGAAGAGATAATGGGTAAACCTCACAATCTTTTAAGAGGTGAACCAGATGGAAAAATATTTAAAGAGATGTGGGAAACTATTCAAAGTGGAAAAGTTTGGAAAGGAAATCTTAAAAATACAAAAAAAGATGGAAGTTTTTATTATATAAATACAACAATATCTCCAATTTTTGATGAAAATGGAAAAATCTTTGAGTATGTTGCAATTAGACATGAAATTACAGATTTGGTTCAAAAAACAAATGAGTTAAATAGAATTTTAAGAGAGGATTATTTAACAGGAATTGGAAATAGATATAAACTTATAGAAGATATTTCAAAAAAAGAGAGTTTATCTATTGCACTATTGGATATTAAAAATTTTAGTGAATTAAATGATTTGTTTGGATATCAATTTGGTGATATGGTATTAAAGTTAGTTGCTAGAAAAATTGAGGATTTAATAAAAAAATATAAAAATTATAGTGTTTATAGAGTAACTTCAGATGTATTTGCTATTTTAGCTCAAGATGTAAAAAGAGAAGATTTTATAGAGTTTGTTAAAGAGATATCTTTAATTGTTTCGGAAAAACCTTTTAGTGCAAATAGAAGACAGGTCTTTATATCACTTGCTTATTGCTTCTCATTTGAAGAGAAATCACAACTTTTAGAGAGTGTAAATATAATAAGAAAATATGCTAAAAAACATAAAAATCATATCATTTATGATAAAAATCTTAATATAGAAAAAGAGTATGAAAACAATATTTACTGGACACAAAGAGTAAAAACCGCTTTAGAAAAAGAGCAAATAATACCTTTTTTCCAAGGAATTTATAATTTAAAAACTCAAAAGATAGAGAAATATGAAGCTCTTGCAAGATTAAAAGATGATAATAGCACAATAACTCCTTACTTCTTTTTGGATATATCTAAAAAATCTGGACAATATAAAGATATTACAAAAAGTGTGATAGAGAAGAGTTTTGAGTATTTTAAAGACAAAGATTATGAATTTTCAATTAATCTTGCTTTTGAAGATATCTTAGATGATGAGGTAAAAGAATTTTTAATCAAAAAAATAGAAGATTATAATATAGGTTCAAAATTAGTTGTAGAGATAGTTGAGAGCGAAGAGGTTGAAGATTTTGAACTATTAAATGAATTTTTAGAGCTTTTAAGCTCTTATGGATGTAAAATTGCAATAGATGATTTTGGAAGTGGATATTCAAATTTTGAGTATTTAACAAAAATGAGAGCAGATTATATAAAAATTGATGGCTCTTTGATAAAAGATATTTTAGATAGCAAAGGTAATCAGAATATTGTAAGTATGATTATAGGTTTTGCAAAAGAACAAGGATTTAAAACTATTGCAGAGTTTGTATGGAGTAAAGAGATTTTTGATAAGGTAGAAGAGTTAGGGGTTGATTATATTCAAGGTTACTATATAAGTGAACCAAAAGAGAATATAGATGCTTAA
- a CDS encoding NADPH-dependent FMN reductase translates to MSKIGILVASSNNNLKLANELKNIADELNFDSEIINLVDYNLPLYSTVEEDKNGIPESVLDLTTKIMDLKAFIVVAPEYNGVMPPVLNNAMAWTSRSTKNWRDAFNDKIVALATHSGGGGQKGLQAMRIMFQHLGANILAREILTTYEKALNKDSAQEILKALVKLSDV, encoded by the coding sequence ATGTCAAAAATTGGAATATTAGTAGCTAGTTCTAATAATAATTTAAAATTAGCAAATGAGTTAAAAAATATAGCAGATGAATTAAATTTTGATAGTGAAATTATAAATCTAGTTGATTATAATTTACCACTATATAGCACAGTTGAAGAGGATAAAAATGGTATTCCTGAATCTGTACTTGATTTAACTACAAAAATAATGGATTTAAAAGCTTTTATTGTAGTTGCACCTGAGTACAATGGAGTTATGCCACCTGTATTAAATAATGCAATGGCATGGACTTCAAGATCAACAAAAAATTGGAGAGATGCATTTAATGATAAAATAGTTGCTCTTGCAACACACAGTGGCGGTGGAGGTCAAAAAGGACTTCAAGCTATGAGAATTATGTTTCAACACTTAGGTGCAAATATTTTAGCTAGAGAGATTTTAACAACTTATGAAAAAGCTTTAAATAAAGATAGTGCACAAGAGATTTTAAAGGCTCTTGTAAAACTATCAGATGTTTAA
- a CDS encoding UvrD-helicase domain-containing protein, whose translation MQKIVKTNEQENIVNSTLSSFKINAVAGSGKTTTLLLYAQKNPHLKILYLAYNKSLQTSILEKLKNFKVPNLESSTIHSFIYKRTRALNYNLTNELKTTVLDRVISYYEYDENNQSFYASNEYLSLLRDLVNFYCNSSIKELDNRLIDSFIKQSDFSAKFLEVLNKNQNKLKEHLKVVLSAMKNRKIDATHDFYLKMYYLSSNFDKNLNYDLILIDEAQDISDVMISIVESFGKNRIYVGDSFQQIYSFRYATNALAKIDLPAYNLTISFRFSNSYAKYLERNLNKLYSLNGKNNLVLNGIETTTEVGDRYLDKSKPICIISRTSFALIQELVKYIQENKKIFFEGGYSSYSFMNQTVYSIFYLKNRKNEKISVDEIKSFSTIYELENFAKETKNQDYLNIIKFINTYGDNIFEINKRAKELLCQNKDEAEIIFTTAHKAKGMEYDQVIMTNDFINKKEIENSKNSYSFTQINEELNIFYVAATRAKKAIVLPPLE comes from the coding sequence TTGCAAAAAATAGTTAAAACTAATGAACAAGAGAATATTGTAAATAGCACATTAAGCTCTTTTAAAATAAATGCAGTTGCTGGTAGTGGAAAAACTACAACTCTACTTCTATATGCACAAAAAAATCCACATTTAAAAATTCTTTATTTAGCTTATAACAAATCTTTACAAACATCAATTTTAGAGAAATTAAAAAATTTCAAAGTGCCAAATTTAGAATCAAGCACTATTCACTCATTTATTTACAAAAGAACAAGAGCTTTAAACTATAATCTAACAAATGAGTTAAAAACAACTGTTTTAGATAGAGTTATTAGCTATTATGAATATGATGAAAATAATCAAAGCTTTTATGCTTCAAATGAGTATCTCTCACTTTTAAGAGATTTAGTAAATTTTTATTGTAACTCAAGTATTAAAGAGCTTGATAATAGATTAATTGATAGTTTTATAAAACAAAGTGACTTTAGTGCAAAGTTTTTAGAAGTTTTAAATAAAAACCAAAATAAACTAAAAGAGCATCTAAAAGTTGTTTTAAGTGCAATGAAAAATAGAAAAATAGATGCAACTCACGATTTTTATCTAAAAATGTACTATTTAAGTAGCAATTTTGATAAAAATTTAAATTATGACTTAATTTTAATTGATGAAGCACAAGATATAAGTGATGTTATGATTAGTATTGTTGAAAGTTTTGGTAAAAATCGTATATATGTAGGAGATAGTTTTCAACAAATATATAGTTTTAGATATGCAACAAATGCTCTTGCAAAGATTGATCTTCCAGCTTATAATCTAACTATTAGTTTTAGATTTTCAAACTCCTATGCAAAATATTTAGAGAGAAATTTAAACAAACTCTACTCTTTAAATGGAAAAAACAACCTTGTTTTAAATGGTATTGAGACAACTACAGAAGTTGGAGATAGATATTTAGACAAATCAAAACCAATTTGTATAATCTCAAGAACATCATTTGCACTAATTCAAGAGTTAGTAAAATATATCCAAGAAAATAAAAAGATATTTTTTGAAGGTGGATACTCATCATACTCATTTATGAATCAAACTGTTTACTCAATTTTTTATCTAAAAAATAGAAAAAATGAGAAAATATCTGTGGATGAGATAAAGAGTTTTAGCACAATATATGAGCTAGAAAATTTTGCAAAAGAGACAAAAAATCAAGACTATTTAAATATTATAAAATTTATAAATACTTATGGTGATAATATTTTTGAGATAAATAAAAGAGCAAAAGAGCTTTTATGTCAAAATAAAGATGAAGCTGAAATTATATTTACAACAGCACATAAAGCAAAAGGTATGGAGTATGATCAAGTTATTATGACAAATGATTTTATTAATAAAAAAGAGATTGAAAATAGTAAAAATAGTTATAGCTTTACTCAAATAAATGAAGAGTTAAATATCTTTTATGTAGCAGCTACAAGAGCTAAAAAAGCTATAGTTTTACCACCATTGGAGTAA
- a CDS encoding efflux RND transporter permease subunit, which produces MISAFFIRNPVFAGVLSIIIFLVGLISMFNLPIEQYPKVLPPQIVVSTNYPGASANTIAKTVAAPLEQQINGAKDMIYMNSLADDSGNLSINVYFEVGTDPDSAKIDVNNRVQAALSSMPEQVQRVGVVVGERSPSILQFIMLQSPNNTYDSIYLSNYALLNMVETLKRVEGVGDAMIFGAKDYSIRVWLDPSKLSKYSLATTDVIAVIKEQNNQYAAGKIAAEPIANKQMYTYTIQTPERFDDPVQFANIVIRSNPDGSSLKLKDVATIELGASNYSMQTRLNNAPSLPIGVFLQSEANALESAAAIKKALEEASKSFPEDMTYTIPYDSTDFISASINEVVKTFVEALILVILIIYLFLQNWRATIIPLIAVPVSIIGAFAGMYALGFSINLLTLFGLVLAIGIVVDDAIIVIENIERHMEMGKTPKEAAFAAMREVTGALIAIILVLGAVFVPVAFMGGLSGEMYRQFAITIVVSVVISGFVALTLTPSLCVRILKNKKHEPKGFFKWFNNMFDRATAGYSYLVKKTIRYSLISMLLFGGLIFISYDMFKDMKTGLVPDEDQGTIFIFGFNPPGSSLSRTIELSEEINAIVSKDPNVKNIITLAGYDFTTSAQRTHTVATIIKLKDWDERPESSQSAQALLKKFSAQLMQTSEGFSIAVIPPAIMGMSVTGGFDMYVQDRTGGSVEDLQKVVNAVIQKAQTRPELMGVRTSLSANIPQYKMDVDIEKAKAKGVSINDIYNTINATYGSFYVNDFSLYGRTYKVNMQAIDTYRSNVDDMQYIYVKSSNGELLPLSAFVTLKKDVGADIVERFNLFQAAKVSGQPAAGYSSGDALKAIEEVSKEVLPQGYTISWVGTAYQEKQIGGSSAQAFIFGIIFLFLILAALYEKWLLPIAVVLAVPFAIFGAILATNLRGLDNNIYFQVGLLVLAGLAAKNAILIVEFALQKRKEGYNLIDSALEAAKVRLRPIIMTSLAFTIGVMPLAISSGAGAASKHSIGTGVIGGMLTATFIAILFIPLFYILISRLSREKEGSIAEELKKEEEENNKEY; this is translated from the coding sequence ATGATTTCAGCATTTTTTATAAGAAACCCTGTTTTTGCAGGTGTTTTATCTATTATTATATTTCTAGTTGGACTTATTTCTATGTTCAATTTACCAATTGAACAATATCCAAAAGTTCTTCCTCCACAAATTGTTGTAAGTACAAACTATCCAGGAGCTAGTGCAAATACTATTGCAAAAACAGTAGCAGCTCCTCTTGAACAACAGATAAATGGTGCTAAAGATATGATTTATATGAACTCTTTAGCAGATGATAGTGGAAATTTATCAATTAATGTATATTTTGAAGTAGGAACAGATCCTGATAGTGCAAAAATTGATGTAAACAATAGAGTTCAAGCAGCTTTGTCTTCAATGCCTGAGCAAGTTCAAAGAGTTGGAGTTGTTGTAGGAGAAAGAAGTCCTAGTATTTTACAATTTATTATGCTTCAATCTCCAAATAACACTTATGACTCTATATATTTATCAAACTATGCACTACTTAATATGGTTGAAACACTAAAAAGAGTTGAAGGTGTTGGAGATGCTATGATTTTTGGGGCTAAAGATTACTCTATTAGAGTTTGGCTAGACCCTTCAAAACTATCAAAATACTCTCTTGCTACAACTGATGTAATTGCTGTTATAAAAGAGCAAAACAATCAATATGCAGCTGGAAAAATTGCAGCTGAACCAATTGCAAATAAACAGATGTACACATATACAATTCAAACTCCAGAGAGATTTGATGACCCTGTTCAATTTGCTAATATTGTAATTCGTTCAAATCCTGATGGAAGTAGTTTAAAGCTTAAAGATGTTGCTACAATAGAGCTTGGTGCTAGTAATTACAGTATGCAAACAAGATTAAATAATGCACCTTCACTGCCAATTGGAGTATTTTTACAAAGTGAAGCAAATGCTTTAGAATCAGCAGCTGCTATTAAAAAAGCACTTGAAGAGGCTAGTAAAAGTTTCCCTGAAGATATGACTTATACTATTCCTTATGATAGTACAGATTTTATCTCTGCTTCTATAAACGAAGTTGTTAAAACATTTGTTGAAGCACTTATTTTAGTTATATTAATTATATATCTATTTTTACAAAACTGGAGAGCTACAATTATTCCACTAATTGCAGTTCCTGTATCTATTATTGGTGCATTTGCTGGAATGTATGCTTTAGGGTTTAGTATAAATCTTCTTACTCTTTTTGGACTTGTTCTTGCTATTGGTATTGTTGTTGATGATGCTATTATTGTTATTGAGAATATTGAACGACATATGGAGATGGGTAAAACTCCAAAAGAGGCAGCATTTGCAGCTATGAGAGAGGTAACAGGAGCTTTAATTGCTATTATTTTGGTACTTGGAGCTGTGTTTGTACCTGTTGCTTTTATGGGTGGATTAAGTGGAGAGATGTATAGACAATTTGCTATTACCATTGTTGTGTCCGTTGTTATTTCAGGATTTGTTGCACTTACTTTAACACCATCACTATGTGTAAGAATATTAAAAAATAAAAAACATGAACCAAAAGGTTTTTTCAAATGGTTCAATAATATGTTTGATAGAGCGACTGCTGGTTATTCATATTTAGTTAAAAAAACAATTAGATACTCTTTAATATCTATGTTGCTATTTGGTGGGTTAATATTTATATCATACGATATGTTTAAAGATATGAAAACAGGTTTAGTACCTGATGAGGATCAAGGAACAATATTTATATTTGGATTTAATCCTCCAGGTTCATCACTTTCAAGAACAATAGAACTAAGTGAAGAGATTAATGCTATTGTTTCAAAAGACCCAAATGTTAAAAATATTATTACTTTAGCTGGTTATGACTTTACAACATCAGCTCAAAGAACACATACAGTTGCAACAATTATTAAACTAAAAGATTGGGACGAAAGACCAGAATCGAGTCAATCAGCTCAAGCACTTTTAAAGAAATTTAGTGCCCAATTAATGCAAACTAGTGAAGGATTTTCAATAGCTGTTATTCCACCTGCAATTATGGGTATGAGTGTTACTGGTGGATTTGATATGTATGTTCAAGACCGAACTGGTGGAAGTGTTGAAGATTTACAAAAAGTTGTTAATGCTGTAATACAAAAAGCACAAACTAGACCAGAGTTAATGGGTGTTAGAACTTCACTATCTGCAAATATTCCTCAATACAAAATGGATGTAGATATTGAAAAAGCAAAAGCAAAAGGTGTTAGTATAAATGATATTTATAACACAATAAATGCAACTTATGGAAGTTTTTATGTAAATGATTTCTCACTTTATGGACGAACTTATAAAGTAAATATGCAAGCAATTGATACATATAGATCAAATGTTGATGATATGCAGTATATTTATGTTAAATCATCAAATGGAGAACTTCTACCTTTAAGTGCTTTTGTTACTTTGAAAAAAGATGTTGGAGCTGATATTGTTGAAAGATTTAATCTTTTCCAAGCTGCAAAAGTTTCAGGACAACCAGCAGCTGGTTATAGTTCTGGAGATGCACTAAAAGCTATTGAAGAGGTTTCAAAAGAGGTTTTACCTCAAGGATATACAATATCTTGGGTAGGAACTGCTTATCAAGAGAAACAAATAGGTGGAAGTTCTGCTCAAGCATTTATCTTTGGTATTATATTCCTATTCTTAATTTTAGCAGCTCTTTATGAAAAATGGTTGCTTCCAATTGCTGTTGTTTTAGCTGTACCGTTTGCTATTTTTGGAGCTATTTTAGCTACAAATTTAAGAGGACTTGACAACAATATCTACTTCCAAGTTGGACTTTTAGTTCTTGCTGGATTGGCTGCTAAAAATGCAATTTTGATTGTAGAGTTTGCTCTTCAAAAAAGAAAAGAGGGATACAATCTAATTGACTCAGCTTTAGAAGCTGCAAAAGTGCGACTTAGACCAATTATTATGACTTCACTAGCATTTACAATTGGTGTTATGCCACTTGCAATTAGTAGTGGTGCTGGAGCTGCTAGTAAGCACTCAATTGGAACTGGAGTTATTGGAGGAATGCTAACAGCAACATTTATAGCAATTTTGTTTATACCTCTATTTTATATTTTAATCTCAAGATTAAGTAGAGAAAAAGAGGGTTCAATTGCTGAAGAGTTAAAAAAAGAGGAAGAAGAGAACAATAAAGAGTACTAA